One Comamonas odontotermitis genomic window, TGCGCCAGCGCCATCGAGAAGCCGTGCATCCCGGCCTTGGCAGCCGAGTAGTTGGTCTGCCCGGCTTGCCCCTTGGCGCCATTGACCGAGCTGATATTGACGATGCGGCCCCAGCCCTTTTCCACCATGTCGGCAACGACTTGCTTGGTCACGTTGAACATGGAGTTCAGGTTGGTTTCGATCACTGCCTGCCAGTCATCGGGTGTCATCTTGATGAACATGCGGTCGCGGGTGATACCGGCGTTGTTCACCAGCACATCGACCGTGCCGTGCTCCGCCTTGGTCTTGGCAAACGCCTCGACCGTGGACTCCCAGCTGCCGACATTGCCGACCGATGCGTAGAAGGTGTAACCCAGCGCCTTTTGCTCGTCCAGCCACTTCTGGAAATCACGCGTGGGGCCACAGCCCGCAATCACCTTGAATCCGTCTTTGTGCAAGCGTTGGCAAATGGCCGTTCCAATGCCTCCCATACCGCCAGTTACATAGGCCACTTTTTGACTCATTTATATCTCCTTGGTATTGCGTGGTTTGATAGCGCACTACCACTTTAACCAAGAAATAAGGCACCGAAACCCTCGTTTACGCCAAGCGCTCAGAATCTCGATTTGGCGCCATTTTTTGGGGTAAATGTCATGCGCAAACAACAAAAACGCGCTCCGTGGAGCGCGCTTTTTTTCCTTTGAATTCGAGCCATTTTAAAGGCTATCGAAATGCAGGCTTTGATTGCAGAAAGTCACAAAGCTGCCATGGATGCATGACAGCTTTGTATGCGCCGTGTCCGCTTATACGCGCTCCACAGCCAGGGCCACGCCCATGCCGCCGCCAATGCACAGACCGGCAATGCCGCGCTTGGAGCCGCGGCGCTTCATTTCATGCAGCAAGGTCACGAGAATACGAGCGCCCGACGCACCGATGGGGTGACCGATGGCAATGGCACCGCCATTGACGTTGACCTTGCTCGTGTCCAGGCCCAGTTCCTGGTTTACTGCGCAGGCTTGGGCCGCAAAGGCTTCGTTGAGTTCGAACAGATCGACCTCGCCCTCTTTCCAGCCGGTCTTGGCCAGCA contains:
- the phbB gene encoding acetoacetyl-CoA reductase, whose protein sequence is MSQKVAYVTGGMGGIGTAICQRLHKDGFKVIAGCGPTRDFQKWLDEQKALGYTFYASVGNVGSWESTVEAFAKTKAEHGTVDVLVNNAGITRDRMFIKMTPDDWQAVIETNLNSMFNVTKQVVADMVEKGWGRIVNISSVNGAKGQAGQTNYSAAKAGMHGFSMALAQELAGKGVTVNTVSPGYIGTDMVKAIRPDVLEKIVGTIPMKRLGEPQEIAAIIAWLASEDGGYATGAEFSVNGGLHTH